The Bos mutus isolate GX-2022 chromosome 12, NWIPB_WYAK_1.1, whole genome shotgun sequence genome includes a window with the following:
- the LOC102281234 gene encoding molybdopterin synthase sulfur carrier subunit, translating into MVPRGQVEVLYFAKSAEIAGIHSETISVPQEIKALQLWNEIETRHPGLADVTNQVIFAVRQEYIELGDQLLLLQSGDEIAIIPPISGG; encoded by the coding sequence aTGGTCCCCCGGGGCCAGGTGGAAGTGTTGTATTTTGCAAAAAGTGCTGAAATAGCAGGAATTCACTCAGAGACCATTTCTGTGCCACAAGAAATAAAAGCATTGCAGCTGTGGAATGAGATAGAAACACGCCATCCAGGATTGGCTGATGTCACAAATCAGGTGATATTTGCTGTGCGTCAAGAATATATCGAGCTTGGAGATCAGCTCCTCCTGCTTCAATCAGGAGACGAAATTGCCATTATCCCTCCCATTAGTGGAGGGTAG